The Thalassophryne amazonica chromosome 13, fThaAma1.1, whole genome shotgun sequence genome window below encodes:
- the LOC117522984 gene encoding transcription factor 7-like 1: MLDDILLGFIQMKEEAEFMKNSVLEDPYVDTTLEDWFQRYLDQESSPPAPPEEAQDLYDSFIPDFVCPEDTDGPLEVPPDSPLLPTYSVPPVVPPYTDAPPTCESPPPNPVSPSFIPTITNAPPTCEAPPPNPPLPPSFIPTITDTPPTCEAPPPNPPLPPSFIPTITDAPPPVRPRTPSPPRPHIKKPPNSFMLFRQEQRPLVAAQNNITDCAAINKILGQMWKSLSEPEKEKYRRQQKELSERHYELHPDWMPTSTKRKADGQTRTEEPKKQRKKRKQAEETKRKDDDDDCHTVQISVRIPTKSFCAFWEEQRSRAPEQDSFQNDHHKKMEQMWDSLTVQERHVFYRLGHGLAVRKVGSERTS, translated from the exons ATGTTGGATGACATTCTCCTTGGATTCATTCAAATGAAAGAAGAGGCTGAATTCATGAAGAATTCAGTATTAGAGGACCCTTATGTTGACACCACGTTGGAGGACTGGTTCCAGAGATATCTGGACCAGGAATCTTCTCCTCCTGCACCTCCTGAGGAGGCACAG GATTTGTATGATTCCTTCATCCCGGACTTTGTCTGTCCTGAGGACACAGATGGGCCTCTGGAAGTCCCTCCAGACTCTCCTCTCCTTCCTACCTACAGCGTTCCTCCAGTGGTCCCTCCCTACACCGATGCTCCTCCCACCTGCGAGTCCCCTCCTCCCAATCCTGTGTCACCATCCTTCATCCCCACCATCACCAATGCTCCTCCAACCTGCGAGGCCCCTCCTCCCAATCCTCCTCTGCCACCATCCTTCATCCCCACCATCACTGACACTCCTCCCACCTGCGAGGCTCCTCCTCCCAATCCTCCTCTGCCACCATCCTTCATCCCCACCATCACCGACGCTCCTCCACCAGTCCGTCCCCGCACTCCTTCCCCACCCAGACCTCACATTAAAAAACCGCCAAACTCATTTATGCTGTTTCGCCAGGAGCAGCGCCCCCTTGTGGCGGCACAGAATAATATCACCGACTGTGCCGCCATCAACAAAATTCTGGGACAGATG TGGAAATCACTTTCTGAACCTGAAAAAGAAAAATATCGCAGACAGCAGAAAGAGTTGAGCGAGCGACATTATGAGCTCCACCCAGACTGGATGCCCACT tccacAAAGAGAAAGGCAGACGGCCAGACCCGGACTGAAG aaccaaagaaacaACGTAAGAAAAGGAAGCAGGCAGAAGAGACAAAGAGGAAagatgacgacgacgactgccACACTGTTCAGATCTCAGTCAGGATCCCCACGAAAAGCTTCTGCGCGTTTTGGGAGGAACAGCGCAGCCGTGCACCCGAGCAAGACTCCTTCCAAAACGACCACCACAAAAAGATGGAGCAGATG TGGGATTCTCTGACCGTCCAGGAAAGACATGTGTTCTACCGTCTGGGTCACGGGTTGGCCGTCAGGAAG GTTGGAAGTGAGAGAACATCCTGA